From Campylobacteraceae bacterium, the proteins below share one genomic window:
- a CDS encoding GGDEF domain-containing protein — translation MRILLFVLLFINTLFSNIILDKNIDKKSNFILEKFYDSSKKLTIENIETKSFEKIPSQFTFGHEKGNIWFRFVIKNHSLYEDFILNFSEAYYHEMTLYKKVNNSWEKEKNGLILPFKQREVLNHNPTFHLKIKPNQIQTFYIKGNSKLTTSGEFEIYKKEYFNSIHGHSNDILYMFYLGAIFTITLINLFIYFRLKERVYLYYSGYTFFYTLWAAAYGGLILYTPVYQFFYKFLMVTPMFIMFLILFSSEFLNVKKHLPKLYKPLNIFGYIFGVLAILIVFSFEPWFEIMNTLASVLFLVLFSVAIYILRKNNDINTKYYLFAMSVYMVSMSLMSAMANGWIENSDINRYSFLFGSFFEILFFTLVLTNRFYIFQSEKFKIQNELLELKDKNEIILEKKIEDRTKNLTESNNKLSALVEERELLLKELKLLTITDPMTTLYNRRYFAEISKSIVALSKRKKENLSIIMIDIDKFKNVNDTYGHQFGDDVIISLSRILIESQRKSDIICRYGGEEFIILLPYTALDATAVVAEKIRILVESSRMTLPSNERFKFTISLGVAQVDIEKETNINDALKRADDGLYQAKNSGRNNVVVNALK, via the coding sequence TTGAGAATTCTATTATTTGTTTTATTATTTATAAACACTCTTTTTTCAAATATTATTTTAGATAAAAATATTGATAAAAAAAGTAATTTTATTTTAGAAAAGTTTTATGACAGTTCAAAAAAACTTACGATTGAAAACATTGAGACTAAATCCTTTGAAAAAATACCAAGTCAATTTACATTTGGACATGAAAAAGGAAATATTTGGTTCAGGTTTGTAATTAAAAACCACAGTTTATATGAAGACTTTATTTTAAATTTTAGTGAAGCATATTATCACGAGATGACCCTTTATAAAAAAGTAAATAACTCTTGGGAAAAAGAGAAAAATGGTTTAATACTACCCTTCAAGCAAAGAGAGGTTTTAAATCACAATCCCACATTTCATCTAAAAATAAAACCCAATCAAATACAAACTTTTTATATAAAAGGAAACTCTAAACTTACTACTTCTGGAGAGTTTGAGATTTATAAAAAAGAGTATTTCAACTCGATACATGGACATTCTAATGATATTTTATATATGTTTTATCTTGGAGCAATCTTCACTATTACATTAATAAATTTATTTATTTATTTTAGATTAAAAGAGCGTGTGTATCTTTATTATAGTGGATATACATTTTTTTATACTTTATGGGCAGCTGCTTACGGCGGATTGATCTTATATACCCCAGTTTATCAATTTTTTTATAAATTTCTCATGGTAACACCTATGTTTATAATGTTCTTAATTCTCTTTTCCTCAGAATTTTTAAATGTGAAAAAACACTTACCTAAACTATATAAACCTTTAAATATTTTTGGATATATTTTTGGAGTATTAGCTATTCTTATTGTTTTTAGCTTTGAGCCGTGGTTTGAAATTATGAATACATTAGCTTCTGTTTTATTTTTAGTTTTATTTTCAGTAGCTATCTATATTTTAAGAAAAAATAATGATATTAATACCAAATACTATCTTTTCGCTATGAGCGTTTACATGGTAAGTATGTCTTTAATGTCAGCTATGGCAAATGGGTGGATTGAAAACAGTGATATAAATAGATACTCTTTCTTATTTGGTTCATTTTTTGAGATATTATTTTTTACACTGGTTCTTACCAATAGATTTTATATATTTCAAAGTGAAAAATTTAAGATACAAAATGAACTTTTAGAATTGAAAGATAAAAATGAAATCATTTTAGAAAAAAAAATAGAAGATAGAACAAAGAACTTAACAGAATCAAATAATAAACTAAGTGCTTTAGTAGAAGAAAGAGAATTATTACTTAAAGAATTAAAGCTATTGACAATTACTGACCCTATGACTACGTTATATAACAGAAGATATTTTGCCGAGATATCAAAAAGTATAGTAGCTTTATCTAAAAGAAAAAAAGAGAATTTGTCAATCATTATGATTGATATTGATAAGTTTAAAAATGTAAATGACACATACGGACATCAATTTGGTGATGATGTCATAATTTCATTATCTCGTATACTCATTGAAAGTCAAAGAAAAAGTGATATTATTTGTAGGTATGGGGGCGAAGAATTTATCATATTACTGCCATACACCGCACTTGACGCTACAGCTGTAGTAGCTGAAAAAATACGTATACTTGTAGAATCATCAAGAATGACGCTTCCATCAAATGAACGTTTTAAATTCACAATAAGTTTAGGTGTAGCTCAAGTAGATATAGAAAAAGAAACAAATATCAACGATGCTCTAAAACGAGCTGATGATGGACTCTAT
- a CDS encoding transposase: MLLKIINKIALRDNVILHTYVLMDNHYHLLIETKKENLSSFMRVINSNYSQYFNKKYKRNCIKSGDSTPSV; the protein is encoded by the coding sequence ATGCTTCTTAAAATTATAAATAAAATAGCTTTAAGAGACAATGTTATTCTTCATACTTATGTTTTAATGGATAATCACTATCATTTATTAATAGAAACAAAAAAAGAAAACTTATCTTCTTTTATGAGAGTAATTAATTCTAACTATTCACAATACTTTAACAAAAAATATAAAAGAAATTGTATCAAAAGTGGAGATTCAACCCCCAGCGTGTAA
- a CDS encoding HAD family phosphatase: protein MIKAILFDHDGTIVDSEQAHYEMWRDVLRSYNIDLSHEEYKSQYAGIPSTANAITIVQNHSMEVEPSELEMAKAKITSEYLAKQAFPLMEGALESMRYFCAQGLKVGIVTGAGREGVNTTLRNHKLEKYVSVVVSGDDVENSKPSPDCYLLAADKLDLEPSECLAIEDTYNGSLSAIRANIKCIGVSSSNSVRELFSGTQFECSNLNLATQWISKKFQFEVSN from the coding sequence ATGATTAAAGCAATTCTTTTCGATCACGATGGAACAATTGTAGACTCAGAACAAGCCCACTATGAAATGTGGAGAGATGTTCTACGTAGTTATAATATTGACTTGTCCCATGAAGAGTACAAAAGTCAATATGCAGGTATACCAAGCACAGCAAACGCAATAACTATTGTGCAAAATCACTCTATGGAAGTAGAGCCTTCTGAACTCGAAATGGCTAAAGCAAAAATCACAAGTGAATACTTGGCTAAGCAAGCTTTTCCTCTTATGGAAGGAGCACTTGAGTCTATGCGTTATTTCTGCGCTCAAGGGTTAAAAGTTGGAATTGTTACTGGTGCAGGAAGAGAAGGAGTGAATACTACGTTGAGGAATCACAAACTCGAAAAGTATGTCTCAGTGGTCGTTTCTGGCGATGATGTTGAAAATAGCAAGCCTTCTCCTGATTGTTATTTATTGGCAGCAGACAAACTGGACTTAGAACCATCCGAATGTCTGGCCATCGAAGATACTTACAATGGTAGTCTTTCTGCCATTCGAGCCAACATAAAATGTATCGGTGTATCTTCATCGAATAGTGTGCGTGAGCTGTTTTCTGGTACGCAATTCGAATGTAGTAACCTCAATCTTGCGACACAGTGGATATCAAAAAAATTTCAGTTTGAAGTAAGTAACTAA
- a CDS encoding MATE family efflux transporter produces MIWLLSWPVMLSNISQPLLGLVDIAVIGHLPDSRFLAAIAIGTTIFSFVYWSFGFLKMGTTGMIAQSVGANDGDANRTVLSQSIILALFISLLILLFQEVIIDVALNLLLSDEKVLPQALAYSSIRIYGAPAVLCSYVLLGWFVGNQNTKVLLILLVSTNLLNIVLDVIAVNVLNMQAEGLAIATVISEYFGLVLGAYFCRKMLLKVGGTVVFESLIKLNNYSKIIKVNRYLFVRTILLLISMSFFTAQGAKFGADTLAANAVLLSFVMLIAHVLDGFAHALEALSGKSIGAKDMENFFRLVISAACLSFLVALCFSVFFYFLGEEIIGALTSISQVQDIAIKYLPWLIILPILAAPSYLLDGVFIGATQVKVMQNAMLVSVILVYFPVWFFTQALENNGLWIAMLSLYIARGVTSVAGFIYITKKNKWF; encoded by the coding sequence ATGATTTGGTTATTGTCTTGGCCTGTGATGCTTTCTAATATCTCACAACCTTTATTAGGACTTGTGGATATTGCGGTAATTGGTCATCTACCAGACAGTCGTTTTTTAGCAGCAATTGCTATTGGTACCACTATTTTTTCTTTTGTTTATTGGTCTTTTGGTTTTTTAAAAATGGGGACAACAGGAATGATTGCTCAAAGCGTTGGGGCGAATGATGGAGATGCTAATCGCACTGTTTTATCACAGTCTATTATTTTAGCACTTTTTATTTCTTTGTTAATACTGCTGTTTCAAGAAGTCATCATTGATGTAGCGTTGAATTTATTATTATCCGATGAAAAAGTATTACCACAGGCTTTAGCTTATTCAAGTATTCGTATTTATGGGGCACCAGCTGTTTTATGTTCTTATGTTTTATTGGGCTGGTTTGTTGGTAATCAAAATACTAAAGTTTTATTAATCTTATTAGTAAGTACGAACTTGTTAAATATAGTATTAGATGTAATAGCTGTTAATGTTCTAAATATGCAAGCAGAAGGTTTAGCTATAGCTACTGTAATATCAGAATACTTTGGACTAGTACTTGGGGCTTATTTTTGCCGTAAAATGCTTTTAAAGGTTGGGGGTACTGTTGTTTTTGAATCTTTAATCAAATTAAATAATTACTCAAAAATTATAAAAGTCAACCGTTATTTATTTGTAAGAACTATTTTATTACTTATTTCTATGTCCTTTTTTACAGCTCAAGGTGCTAAATTTGGGGCAGATACTTTGGCTGCGAATGCAGTACTACTTAGTTTTGTTATGTTAATTGCACATGTTTTAGATGGTTTTGCACATGCACTTGAAGCGTTAAGCGGAAAATCTATTGGGGCTAAAGATATGGAGAATTTTTTCCGTTTAGTTATTTCTGCTGCTTGTTTATCTTTTCTTGTAGCTCTTTGTTTTAGTGTGTTTTTCTACTTTTTAGGCGAAGAAATTATAGGAGCTTTAACCTCAATATCACAAGTACAAGACATTGCGATTAAATACTTACCTTGGTTAATAATCTTGCCAATATTAGCAGCACCCAGTTATTTATTAGATGGAGTATTTATAGGGGCAACACAAGTAAAAGTCATGCAAAATGCGATGTTAGTATCCGTAATACTGGTCTATTTCCCTGTATGGTTTTTCACACAAGCTTTAGAAAATAATGGTTTGTGGATAGCAATGCTTTCCCTTTATATAGCAAGGGGAGTAACAAGCGTTGCAGGTTTTATTTATATCACTAAAAAAAATAAATGGTTTTAA
- a CDS encoding nucleotidyl transferase AbiEii/AbiGii toxin family protein produces MYDFSKQKAMLNATLLLLEEKGLKDVSTLGGGTALAAYYWNHRYSTDIDIFIYADVDKKHLLKESSWSKEVKESMKNIGFTGDFRSHPIYSEIVIDEDCKIQFFDVIQKSKVPYTKVTLWNHGLLIDTVEEIIAKKIYYRAGNGNARDLFDIAIAFNKEPNILSKTTLKKEKIIVLFETVSNIYKNQELRDLYLEEIKQMNPNKKYKFLAVNTLEYLYGILENICGAYNLSYELTNEEYIEIENIVFLSLKK; encoded by the coding sequence ATGTATGATTTCTCAAAACAAAAAGCTATGCTTAACGCAACTCTTTTACTTTTAGAAGAAAAGGGATTAAAAGATGTATCTACTCTTGGTGGAGGTACTGCTTTAGCAGCTTATTATTGGAATCATAGATATTCTACGGATATTGATATTTTTATATATGCTGATGTCGATAAAAAACACTTACTTAAAGAGTCTTCTTGGAGTAAGGAAGTAAAAGAAAGTATGAAAAACATTGGATTTACTGGAGATTTTAGATCTCATCCTATTTATTCTGAAATTGTAATAGATGAAGATTGTAAGATTCAATTTTTTGATGTTATTCAAAAATCAAAAGTTCCTTATACTAAAGTAACGTTATGGAATCATGGATTATTAATTGATACAGTAGAAGAAATAATTGCAAAAAAAATTTATTATAGAGCTGGGAATGGTAATGCTAGAGATTTATTTGATATTGCAATTGCATTTAATAAAGAACCTAATATTCTAAGTAAAACAACGTTAAAAAAAGAAAAAATTATTGTACTTTTTGAAACGGTAAGTAATATTTACAAAAATCAAGAATTAAGAGATTTATATTTAGAAGAAATAAAACAGATGAATCCCAATAAAAAATATAAATTTTTAGCAGTAAATACTCTTGAATATTTATATGGTATTTTAGAGAATATTTGTGGGGCTTATAATTTATCTTATGAGCTTACAAATGAAGAATATATTGAAATTGAGAATATTGTATTTTTAAGTTTAAAGAAGTAG
- a CDS encoding universal stress protein → MTYKKLFFPIGGGEELEDRLYGALLIAKHFAVDVDILQSRLETIVTMTDTMRLPTEIQNSIDEVLRSQYKEEDDEFKALLSKVINKVGIDKSLVNLKIKVGVRSSLVEQASKFCDLVIAAAPPSGIATATFETAVLKSGKSVLMFPRVMKKFSLDSIIIGWNNSPEASRSLTSSLDLLKAAKKVKIVSSKEYIKDETQMKDIQAYLSLHGVESTYEIVKTTRIPGQALLNAANDGNFDLIVAGAFGQKGLRELMFGGTTRYLLENSTLPVFLSH, encoded by the coding sequence ATGACGTATAAAAAACTTTTTTTTCCCATTGGTGGAGGAGAAGAGCTAGAAGATAGACTATATGGTGCTTTATTAATTGCAAAACATTTTGCGGTTGATGTAGATATTTTACAATCCAGATTAGAAACTATTGTTACTATGACAGATACTATGCGTTTACCTACAGAGATTCAAAATTCTATTGATGAAGTTCTTAGATCTCAGTATAAAGAAGAAGATGATGAATTTAAAGCCCTTCTTTCTAAGGTAATCAACAAGGTTGGTATTGATAAAAGTCTTGTTAATTTAAAAATTAAAGTAGGGGTTAGAAGTTCTTTGGTGGAACAAGCTTCTAAGTTTTGTGATTTAGTTATTGCAGCAGCGCCTCCCTCTGGTATTGCTACTGCTACTTTTGAAACAGCTGTTTTAAAAAGTGGAAAATCAGTATTAATGTTTCCAAGAGTTATGAAAAAGTTTTCGCTTGATTCTATTATTATTGGCTGGAATAATTCTCCTGAAGCTTCAAGATCTTTGACTTCTTCCCTTGATTTATTAAAAGCTGCAAAAAAAGTAAAAATAGTTTCTTCTAAAGAATATATAAAAGATGAAACTCAAATGAAAGATATACAAGCATATTTATCTTTACATGGAGTAGAAAGCACTTATGAAATAGTAAAAACAACCAGAATTCCAGGGCAGGCTTTATTAAATGCTGCAAATGATGGCAATTTTGATTTAATTGTTGCTGGTGCTTTTGGACAAAAAGGCTTAAGAGAACTTATGTTTGGTGGAACAACAAGATATTTGTTGGAAAATTCTACTTTACCAGTATTTTTATCTCACTAA
- a CDS encoding DMT family transporter produces the protein MLSSALIGALSGAVAKILSDTMDPIEIVFYRNLLGVIIVLYSLKKVPVAIDMSKLNLLVLRGVFGTLAMLCYFYTIASIPLGEAVILNKTSPFFVTIFAYYLMKESISTSTILALFIGFLGVIFIIKPFGLEISFEHILGILGGFFAAAAYATIKKIKDIYDARIIMLSFMGIGVIIPLFILLFTSFVEFKIYTDPFVWALIAFMAVLSTASQWFLTRAYSLSAASIIGVISYTSIPFAVGFGLMLGDEIPDIYAISGIALIALGGILVGRKPRKKE, from the coding sequence ATGCTTTCATCTGCTCTTATTGGGGCACTTTCAGGGGCAGTTGCTAAAATATTATCAGATACTATGGACCCCATTGAAATAGTATTTTATAGAAATCTTTTGGGCGTTATAATTGTACTTTATAGTTTGAAAAAAGTCCCTGTAGCTATAGATATGTCAAAACTTAACTTACTTGTTTTAAGAGGTGTTTTTGGAACACTTGCTATGCTGTGTTATTTTTATACTATTGCTTCGATTCCTTTAGGAGAAGCTGTGATATTAAATAAAACATCGCCCTTTTTTGTAACGATTTTTGCTTATTATTTGATGAAAGAGTCTATTAGTACGAGCACCATTCTAGCTTTGTTTATTGGATTTTTAGGGGTTATATTTATAATAAAACCTTTTGGTTTAGAAATATCTTTTGAACATATTCTTGGAATTTTAGGTGGTTTTTTTGCAGCTGCTGCTTATGCCACTATTAAAAAAATAAAAGACATTTATGATGCAAGAATTATTATGCTTTCTTTTATGGGGATAGGAGTGATTATTCCTTTATTCATTTTGTTATTTACTTCTTTCGTTGAGTTTAAAATATATACTGATCCTTTTGTTTGGGCGCTTATTGCTTTTATGGCTGTTTTATCCACGGCATCTCAGTGGTTTCTTACTCGTGCTTATAGTTTAAGTGCTGCAAGTATTATTGGCGTTATTAGTTATACCAGTATTCCTTTTGCTGTTGGTTTTGGTCTTATGTTAGGAGATGAAATACCAGATATATACGCAATCTCTGGTATTGCACTTATTGCTTTAGGTGGTATTTTAGTGGGTAGAAAACCAAGAAAAAAAGAATAA